The Ornithinimicrobium faecis region TTGATTTCACTGTCGTTGAGGGGGTGCCCGACATCCTCACGGAGTACACCGGCAGGAAGGATTGGCTAGGTTATGAGCCGAACTTCGTCTACCGGTATGCGTCACTCACACCTGATGCAACCTGGGCGGAACTGCGGGACCTGGCAGTGTGGTTCTCGGGGCGCACAACTGAATTCGTGCGGGGCCTGGGCAAGGGCTAACCTCTGACGTCCCGCCGCGATCCCTTGTGACTTCCACTTGTCGGCCGAGCAGGCATTGGCAGGACGAGCCGTGTCAGACCCCGCGCGAGTGACGCCGTCCGCGCCCTCGAAGAGCACACACGCCGAACAGAAGCCGTTCGGCCTACACTTGGAGCCATGGCACCGGACACAGCGAGCTTGATCCGAGACGCTCTCGCGCTCGACGCCGATCAGCGCGCGGTCGTCGCCAACGCGTTGCTCGAGAGCCTCCACGACGCAGGTGACACGGGAGAAGTCGATGCAGCCTGGCGGGTCGAGGCCACTCGACGACTGGCCGAGGTGCGCGCCGGTGCAGTCGAGTTGGTGGATGCTGACGAACACTACGCCCGATTGCGTGCCGCGCTCACCGCATGACCCTGGCCCAGCGGGAGCATGCCGAAGCAGTCGCCGAGTTTGACGCCGCTGTGCGTTGGTACGAGGCGCAGGAGCCTGGGATCGGCCTCGCGCTCATCGACCGGGCGCAGCAAGCCCGACGAGACATCGCCAACTGGCCGAACGCTGCACCACCCTTCACGACCGCTGACGATGGAAGCGT contains the following coding sequences:
- a CDS encoding addiction module protein — encoded protein: MAPDTASLIRDALALDADQRAVVANALLESLHDAGDTGEVDAAWRVEATRRLAEVRAGAVELVDADEHYARLRAALTA